The window GCACCTCCTCGGTCGGGTCGCCGTCGCGGACGTCGACCTCCGGCGCCGCGGCGGCCAGCCGCGAGCGGGCGACGTTGGCGGCGTCCCCCGCGTCGCGGTTCAGCGCGTCCGGTTCCCGGACGGCGACGACCGTCACGTCGTCGTCCGGGTCGAGCCGTCCCTGGAGGTAGTCGGCGGCGGCCGCCGTGACGTGGACCGACGAGGTGGCGACGAGATAGCGGGTCACGGGCGCGACTCCGGACCGTACCGCCAAACCCGTTTCGAGCGCGGCGAATGCTGCGAGACCACAGACCGGTATTCACCGGAGGGGACGCCGACCGACCCATTTATATTCGGCGACCGCTCCATTCGTGGCGTGCGCGTCGAGAACAGCTTCATTCCGGTCCGGGGCGTCGGCGAGAAGACGGAGCGGTCCCTGTGGGAGGCGGGCGTCACCCACTGGGACGACTTCCGCCCGGACCCGGTGGGCGAGACGACCGCCGAACGCATCCAGTCGTTCATCGACGAGGGGTACGACCGGCTGGCCGACGGCGACGTGACCTACTTCGACCAGGCGTTCCCGAACAGCGAGCAGTGGCGCCTGTACGACACCTTCTCGGAGAACGCCTGCTTCTTCGACATCGAGACGACCGGGCTGGACCAGCACCGGGACGAGGTGACGACCGTGAGCTTCCACCAGGGCGGGGAGACGGAGACGCTGGTGCAGGGCGACGACCTCAGCGCGGAGTCGCTGCGGGCGACGCTGGGCGAGGCCGACCTGCTGGTGACGTTCAACGGCAAGCGCTTCGACGTCCCCTTCCTCGAGGAGTCGTTCGACGTCGACCTCGATCGCCCACACCTGGACCTGATGTACACCTGCAAGAAGCTGGACCTCTCCGGCGGGCTCAAGGAGATCGAGCAGTCGATCGGCATCGAGCGCGATAGGCCGGACATCTCGGGCCGGGACGCCGTGCGCCTCTGGCGCGAGCACGAGCGCGGCGTCGACGGCTCGCTGGAGACGCTGATCGAGTACAACCGCGAGGACGCCGTCAACCTCCGGACGCTGGCCGACGAGGTGACGGCGGCGCTCGATCGGCGCGTCTTCGTCGACTGACCCCCTTCGTTTCGGGTGGAAATCGAGACCGAGAGAGCGGCATCGACCGTTGGGCGATGGCGGGGGATAGCGACAACGGCGACGCGACCCCCCCGTTTCGGGTGGAAGAGTCCGGACCGGCGGCGGCCTCATACGGCTTATCGTAGCGATTTACCGGTCGCCGCCGGCCCCGGGGTCGGCGGTATCCGGAAGTAATCTACGATACTCCGTATCAGACGGGGCCGGCTCTGCGGCGCACCGCCGGCGGGCGCAGGACGTGGATCCGGCCGGCCAGCAGCCCGAGCAGGAAGCCGGTGAAGTGAGCGATCAGCGCCGCCCGCGGGCTGGCGGTGGCGAGGGTGACCGCCACGGCGACGCCGGCAAGCAGCGCCACCTGGAGGCGCGGTCCCAGCGACACGCCGCCGAGGACCTCCTCGGTCACGCCGTTGCTCGCCAGCAGGTAGCCGAACAGCGCGAACACCGCGCCGCTGGCGCCGAGGACGCTCACCCGGGCGTGCATCCCGGGGACGAACGGCCCCACCATCGCCGAGACGGACACCTGCGCGAGGCCGGCCAGCGCGCCGCTCGTCAGGAAGAAGGCGTGGAAGCGCGCCGGCGTGGTCCGCCGCTCCAGGAGCAGGCCCGCCAGCGCCAGCGCCGCGGCGTTGGCCGCGAGGTGGGACAGCGAGCTGTGGGCGTAGACGGCTGTGACGACCGTCCAGGGGTGGGTCGTGATCGGCGCCGACAGGGTGAACAGCGACCGGGCGATCGGTCGGCCCGCGGCGACGGTCACGATCTGCTGGAGGGCGAACACGACGACGAGGGCGACCAGCAGCGTCACCGTCGGGCTGTCCGCCAGGCGACGACCCATACTGGCACGTGGTACCGAGGCGACAAGAAAGGTCGGGTCAAGCGCGGACGCGGCCGATCCGCAACGCCTACCTGCGGCCGCGACGAGCCGTCGCACATGAGCTTCGAGGACACCGTCGCCGAGTCGTTCGCGGACGCCGGCGCCGACGCGGAAACCGCCGAGACCGCCGCCGAACGGGTCGCGGCGTTCCGCGAGGACTACGAGATCGACCTGCCCGCCGAGGACGTCGCCGACCGCGTCGAGTCGGCTCCCTACGACGACTTCGCCCACGCCTACGACTGGCTGGTGGGCGACCTCGCCGCCGACGTCGACGACTGCACCGACTCCCGCGAGTACCGCCTCGAGGGCTTCGGCGACCTGGCCGCCGACCCCGAGCAGGGCGCGTGAGCGACGGCGGCACCTACACGCTCCTGATCGAGCGGACCGCCGGCGGCGCCCTGACGGTCGGGGCGCTCGGCGAGATCGAGTTCCCCGCCGGCTGGTACGCCTACACGGGGAGCGCGCTCGGCCCGGGCGGCTTCTCGCGGATCGACCGCCACGAGCGCGTCGCCGCGGGCGAACACGACGCCCGCCACTGGCACGTCGACTACCTGCTCGGCGATCCGGACAGCCGCCTCGACGACGTCGTCC of the Halomicrobium salinisoli genome contains:
- a CDS encoding ribonuclease H-like domain-containing protein; translation: MRVENSFIPVRGVGEKTERSLWEAGVTHWDDFRPDPVGETTAERIQSFIDEGYDRLADGDVTYFDQAFPNSEQWRLYDTFSENACFFDIETTGLDQHRDEVTTVSFHQGGETETLVQGDDLSAESLRATLGEADLLVTFNGKRFDVPFLEESFDVDLDRPHLDLMYTCKKLDLSGGLKEIEQSIGIERDRPDISGRDAVRLWREHERGVDGSLETLIEYNREDAVNLRTLADEVTAALDRRVFVD
- a CDS encoding universal stress protein, with the protein product MTRYLVATSSVHVTAAAADYLQGRLDPDDDVTVVAVREPDALNRDAGDAANVARSRLAAAAPEVDVRDGDPTEEVLAAVEESDPDEVVVGANRGTEDAEGVGSTAQALLADLDRPVVVVPVPDL
- a CDS encoding rhomboid family intramembrane serine protease; its protein translation is MGRRLADSPTVTLLVALVVVFALQQIVTVAAGRPIARSLFTLSAPITTHPWTVVTAVYAHSSLSHLAANAAALALAGLLLERRTTPARFHAFFLTSGALAGLAQVSVSAMVGPFVPGMHARVSVLGASGAVFALFGYLLASNGVTEEVLGGVSLGPRLQVALLAGVAVAVTLATASPRAALIAHFTGFLLGLLAGRIHVLRPPAVRRRAGPV
- a CDS encoding GIY-YIG nuclease family protein — encoded protein: MSDGGTYTLLIERTAGGALTVGALGEIEFPAGWYAYTGSALGPGGFSRIDRHERVAAGEHDARHWHVDYLLGDPDSRLDDVVRSPGADVECAVARAVDGDATPEFGCSDCDCDSHLAYREDRAALVDAVERAHREADRREASERANGSER